The bacterium genome includes a window with the following:
- a CDS encoding AbrB/MazE/SpoVT family DNA-binding domain-containing protein produces MRVTTKGQVTIPQHIREKLRITPATEVDFIEEEGRVFLVKLKGKKAATRKFAKLRGIADVKMTTDEIMALTREDR; encoded by the coding sequence ATGAGAGTAACTACAAAAGGTCAAGTAACAATTCCCCAGCACATTCGTGAAAAATTAAGGATAACCCCGGCAACAGAAGTTGATTTTATTGAGGAAGAAGGCCGCGTCTTTTTAGTGAAATTAAAAGGGAAAAAAGCTGCAACCCGTAAATTTGCAAAATTACGCGGCATTGCAGATGTTAAAATGACGACAGATGAGATTATGGCATTAACAAGGGAGGATAGGTGA
- a CDS encoding AbrB/MazE/SpoVT family DNA-binding domain-containing protein: MITKIQKWGNSQGVRFPKDILRKVHVAIGDDVDISIHNGKIVVKPTTVNRGKYKLKSLLSQMPEDYRPEEIDWGKPVGGEVW; the protein is encoded by the coding sequence ATGATTACTAAAATACAAAAATGGGGTAATAGCCAGGGAGTTCGTTTTCCTAAAGATATTCTTCGTAAAGTACACGTAGCAATCGGTGATGATGTAGATATTTCTATACATAATGGTAAAATTGTTGTAAAACCGACAACTGTAAATCGTGGAAAATATAAATTAAAAAGTCTTCTTTCTCAAATGCCTGAAGACTATAGGCCAGAAGAAATTGATTGGGGCAAACCAGTTGGAGGAGAAGTTTGGTAA
- a CDS encoding type II toxin-antitoxin system Phd/YefM family antitoxin has product MIVYTFSEARQKFASILNKAQIEGEVLIKRKDGSSFIVKPFKKITSPLNVKGIKIDISKEEIIDILQEVRRGN; this is encoded by the coding sequence ATGATAGTATATACTTTTTCAGAGGCCAGACAAAAATTTGCTTCTATTTTAAATAAAGCACAAATTGAAGGTGAGGTATTAATAAAAAGAAAAGATGGATCGTCGTTTATTGTAAAACCTTTTAAGAAAATAACTTCTCCTCTTAATGTTAAAGGAATAAAGATAGATATCTCGAAAGAAGAAATCATTGACATCTTGCAAGAAGTGAGACGCGGCAATTAA
- a CDS encoding type II toxin-antitoxin system HicB family antitoxin — protein MKLKIYLEPSDDGGYTAIVPSLPGCISEGDTKEEALKNIREAIELYLEPVADDTFKATHAEEVELSI, from the coding sequence ATGAAACTGAAAATTTATTTGGAACCAAGCGATGATGGAGGATATACAGCTATAGTGCCTTCTCTGCCGGGATGTATTTCAGAAGGCGATACGAAAGAAGAAGCATTAAAAAATATTCGTGAGGCAATTGAACTTTATTTAGAACCGGTAGCAGATGATACTTTCAAAGCTACCCACGCTGAAGAAGTGGAATTATCGATATGA
- a CDS encoding type II toxin-antitoxin system VapC family toxin, translated as MNIVDSSGWLEYFSGGKNASQFEEPLSNVESLIVPSITIYEVFKVILREKDENSALQGIALMKQGQIVDLTLEIAMSAAVISLRNKIPMADSIILATANKFEAIVWTQDNDFQNMPRVNYFAK; from the coding sequence GTGAATATTGTAGATTCATCTGGGTGGCTTGAGTATTTCTCTGGTGGTAAAAATGCAAGTCAGTTTGAAGAACCACTTTCAAATGTAGAGTCATTAATTGTTCCCTCAATTACTATCTATGAGGTATTCAAAGTCATTCTTCGTGAAAAAGATGAAAATAGTGCACTTCAAGGTATTGCTTTAATGAAACAAGGGCAAATTGTTGATCTAACATTAGAAATTGCAATGTCCGCAGCTGTTATTAGTTTAAGAAATAAAATCCCAATGGCAGATAGTATTATTCTGGCAACAGCAAATAAATTTGAAGCTATAGTTTGGACACAAGATAATGATTTTCAAAATATGCCAAGAGTAAATTATTTTGCCAAGTAG
- a CDS encoding type II toxin-antitoxin system VapC family toxin has translation MLIVIDTSVVIAVITNEKHKNKLIQHTIGCELIAPQSLHWEISNAFSAMFKRNRLTLSQARTAIDYYQKIPIRFLDIDLKNALSIAYENNIYAYDAYFIECAIRQKAALLTLDDKLKTISKTLNIKTIEVEP, from the coding sequence ATGCTAATCGTAATCGACACATCTGTTGTCATAGCAGTAATCACAAATGAAAAGCATAAAAATAAATTAATTCAGCACACGATCGGATGTGAATTGATTGCACCACAATCTTTGCACTGGGAAATTAGTAATGCCTTTTCTGCGATGTTTAAAAGGAACAGATTAACATTAAGCCAGGCAAGAACAGCTATTGATTACTATCAGAAGATACCAATAAGATTCCTTGATATTGATTTAAAAAATGCCCTGTCAATTGCATATGAAAATAATATCTATGCTTATGATGCATATTTTATTGAGTGTGCTATCAGGCAAAAAGCCGCACTATTAACACTTGATGATAAATTAAAAACAATTTCAAAGACTTTAAATATAAAAACGATCGAGGTTGAGCCATGA
- a CDS encoding type II toxin-antitoxin system HicA family toxin codes for MSKVPSLNYDKVIKALQRDGWVIVRQKGSHIRLQKHIENEVLKIIVPAHKPIKRSTLSHILKQARITVNDFLKKL; via the coding sequence ATGAGCAAGGTGCCGAGTTTAAATTACGACAAGGTCATCAAAGCGTTACAAAGGGATGGGTGGGTAATAGTTCGACAAAAAGGTTCGCATATAAGGTTGCAAAAACATATTGAAAATGAGGTATTAAAAATTATAGTTCCGGCGCATAAGCCGATAAAGCGGTCAACCCTTTCACATATATTAAAACAAGCAAGGATAACAGTAAATGATTTCTTGAAAAAATTATAA
- a CDS encoding PIN domain-containing protein, whose amino-acid sequence MKGLLVDSNVILDIFLDDPNWADWSESVLANYSLYETLYINSIVYTEVSIGFGKIEELESAIHKGGFQMLEIPKEALFLAGKVYLKYRKNKGIKRSPLPDFYIGAHAAVLGLDLITRDVNRYKTYFPTVKLICPEQL is encoded by the coding sequence GTGAAGGGCCTTCTTGTTGACTCAAACGTTATTTTGGACATTTTTCTTGATGACCCAAATTGGGCGGATTGGTCTGAATCGGTATTGGCAAATTATAGCCTTTACGAAACGCTCTATATTAACTCAATTGTGTACACAGAAGTCTCTATAGGTTTTGGAAAGATTGAGGAGTTGGAATCAGCCATCCATAAAGGTGGATTCCAGATGCTGGAAATTCCTAAAGAAGCTCTTTTTCTGGCCGGTAAAGTTTATCTAAAGTATAGAAAGAATAAAGGGATAAAGAGATCCCCCTTACCCGATTTCTATATTGGAGCACATGCAGCAGTACTTGGACTGGACTTAATTACACGAGATGTAAATAGATACAAAACATATTTTCCAACAGTAAAGCTGATCTGCCCGGAGCAACTATAG
- a CDS encoding AbrB/MazE/SpoVT family DNA-binding domain-containing protein, which translates to MEAVKISPKFQVVIPKNVRESLKLLPGQRMQVMQYEDRIELIPVRKITDMKGFLKGIDINFEREGDRV; encoded by the coding sequence ATGGAAGCAGTAAAAATTTCACCCAAATTTCAAGTCGTAATACCTAAGAATGTGAGAGAATCATTAAAGTTGCTTCCTGGCCAACGAATGCAAGTCATGCAATATGAAGACAGAATTGAACTTATCCCCGTTAGAAAGATAACTGATATGAAGGGTTTTTTAAAAGGAATTGACATCAATTTCGAAAGAGAAGGGGATAGAGTGTGA